Part of the Solea senegalensis isolate Sse05_10M unplaced genomic scaffold, IFAPA_SoseM_1 scf7180000014183, whole genome shotgun sequence genome, gtgtttcccaaacctggatattcttaaatgtcttattttgtccacaatccaaaattattcattattaacgATTTCTtagttaaatggagcaaagaaatcagaaaatattcacatttaagaagctgaaaaattgactagcaaaatagttgatgattaacttagtcatcgattaatcgttgcagccctcaTTCGGACTGTAGCAAACCAGACGTCTATGTGGACAAGGGCACAATTACCTATTCACACACAATAATTTGCATGTAATTAAAGGCCTTTCATTACATGCAGTCAGGAGTACGAAACCAtagagctgcaacgattatGTGGTTAATGATCaatcactaaattaattgtcaatcattattatgattgatttattggtttgaagcttttctaATGCTTAAAgcaagatttccaattgtttcggcttcttaaatgtgaatattttcttcatttctttgctccataaaacaaagaaatcattacaagtGAATCTTTTTggcttgtggacaaaaacaagacatttgtgaacatcatcacgcattctgtgtgtgtgtgtgtgtgtgttccgttGAGCGTAAGCTAACCGGAAACCTGTCACAAACGTAGCTAACGCTAGCAGCTCTGctgaaaatgcacaaaatggCGTCGTTTCTTTAAATACCTGTTTGAGCCTCGCGAGCAGAACGCTCTTCACACCGACGGTGTCCAAGTTCCTGCGCTTGAGTTCAGATTTAAGGTCAACAACTCTTAATTCTGATAATTTCTTCAGCTCCGTGGAAATGGCACCCGACGCCATTTTACCTAAAGCTCACGATCCCACGGCGCGCGTGCGCAAACTTGAATTGAAAGTCCTTTCTTCTTCGTTATGTCTATTTTGGCTTCCGTTGAGGCCACGCGCCGCCTCGTGCTGTGGAGGAATAACAAGTGGGTAAAAAAAGATGCTCTTCTTCTAATAATGACTTCCGGTCACAGTTataatgatgctgctgctgctgccctctacagtcacagttataatgctgctgctgctgctgctgctctctacagtcacagttataatgctgctgctgctgctgctgctgctgtacaggttataatgctgctgctgctctctacagtcacagttataatgctgctgctgctctctacagtcacagttataatgctgctgctgctgctggtgccgctgctgctgtacagtcacagttataatgctgctgctgctgctctctacagtcacagttataatgctgctgctgctgctgctgcctctacagtcacagttataatgctgctgctgctacagtcacagttataatgctgctgctgctctcacagtcacagttataatgctgctgctgctgccctctcagtcacacagtcacagttataatgctgctgctgctgctctctacagtcacagttataatgctgctgctgctgctgctacagtcacagttataatgctgctgctacagtcacagttataatattgctgctgctgcagtggctgctgctgctctacagtcacagttataatgctgctgctgctctctacagtcctgctgctgctgctctacagtcactaatcactgctgctgctgctctcacagtcacagttataatgctgctgctgctgctgctgctcagtcatcacagttataatgctgctgctgctgctctgcagttataatgctgctgctgccctgctacagtcacagttataatgctgctgctgctgctgctctctacagtcacagttataatgctgctgctgctgccctctacagtcacagttataatgctgctgctgctgccctctacagtcacagttataatgctgctgctgctgctctacagtcacagttataatgctgctgctgctgctgctgctgctgctctctacagtcacagttataatgctggtgctgctgccctctacagtcagttataatgctgctgctgctgctgctgctgctgccctctacagtcacagttatatgctgctgctgctctacagtcacagttataatgctgctgctgctgctctctacagtcacagttataatgctgctgctgctctacagtcacagttataatgctgctgctgcctctacTCTTGCTGCTCtacagttataatgctgctgctctctacaggttataatgctgctgctgctacagtcacagttataatgctgctgctgctgctttcacagtcacagttataatgctgctgctgctgctgctctacagtcacagttataatgctgctgctgctgcctctacagtcacagttataatgctgctgctgctgctgctgctgctacagtcacagttataatgctgctgctggctctacagttataatgctgctgctgctgctgctctacagtcacagttatgcTGCTGCCcctacagtcacagttataatgctgctgctgctgctctacagtcacagttataatgctgctgctgcttctacagtcacagttataatgctgctgctgccctctacagtcacagttataatgctgctgctgctgctttacagtcacagttataatgctgctgctgctgctgccctctacagtcacagttataatgctgctgctgcctctacagtcacagttataatgctgctgctgctgctttctacagtcacagttataatgctgctgctgctctctacagtcacagttataatgctgctgctgccctctacagtcaCAGTTGTTCCACACAACTGTTGATTTTTCCCCATCACAAAGTCTCACAACATTGTGTCCCTTTATCTTGTTACACACAGAGACCAGAAAATAACCACAGCTGTGGACAATACACAACATGGataacacaatataaacattaatCAACACACCTTGAGTACTACTGCTGCTAAAACTGCATCATTTGTCACTTtgactcttttgtttgtttctactTGCTGTTGTTTATTCTGTACATACAAGAGTACTCAATATAGTttcttaaaacattattatagttattattattgttattatagtCCTTTACATCCGTGCATGTTTACAGTATTAGCCTCAGAGTCAGGGCTACATTTCACTGTGGGTTACATGAGTGAAACCATGCATGTGACAAATAGAActcttaaatcttaaatcttgTTCTATGAGGAAACGCCACGGTGTACAGAGAGTGGTGACGTCAACATATTCATCATTTCTTTGGCCAGTTTATCAGACATTTAATTCAACTCCTTTAATGATCCTGAGAGTCCAGGGACCCACATGAATATTATATTACAGCCCATAATACTTCAGCAGTCAGCAGATTTGACTTCCTCCTGCAGGATCTCCAGCAGCTctgaggaaaaaacagacattgtaatgtacatgtgtttatttattgtctgtCTTATTTCATTTGTTACTTTGTCTATATTTgcacaataaatgcaataaaataaataaataaattgcactGCACTTGAATTTCTGTCttaaatattcttttattttaaagttatatatctgatttaaatcattgtttCTCAGAACCAAAGTtaatttataaatattataaacatgtcAGCTATCTCCCTGCCACCATCATGTGGATAAAGCAATagataatcacattttaaaatcagtcaATGGAACTAGTGTAATACTCAACATACTAACAAGAATtctactagagctgcaactaatgcaAATTACTGTCgtaatcgattattttcacgagacaatcgagtaatcgttaaaatacgttgatcagtgtttgtcaaacctggaaatgatgatgttcttaaaatgtcttgtttttgtccacaaaacaaaatgattcattttgaatgatttctttgttttatggagaaagaaagaaagaaagaaaatattcacatttaagaagctgaaacatcagaaatcttgttttaatcatgtaaaAACCTTCAAAGCTCTAAATTCTATGTAACCCAACTGATTTTGAACTTTTATTCAGAGAGCCTATTTTAGTGCATGTTGGAGCAAGTGTCTGGGATGTTTGAACTGTACGACACCAATGAAAGGAACCAGATTAGATTTATTCCAAgtttattattctttaaaacTAATATAAATCCCACAGAATATGATCCTCGTGCCTTAATGTTAATGAATGCATGGATACCTGCTTTAAGTACTGCATTTCAACACTCGTTCCTCTGCTCTCACTTTCACGGCCTCAGCACATATTCACGACTTTTCTCTCTTGTGCAAGTCTATGCGAGTGGGTTCGTCAACAGCATTAGTGTTTTACTTTCCACAGCAGCAAAATGGACGCCGCTGCCCCGAactacagagacagacaaaaggGGCAGGTGTTTAAAAATGGTTTGAAGTGAGAGAACAAACAGTAAATCCCACAGTGAGCTGTGTGTTCCCTCTGAACACCACTGCCAGGATCAAATGAACTCAGTGACCCCAGGTTGCAGGCTCATGCGAAAactttgtacacacacactcactcactcactctcacacacacacacacgcagacctGAGATCATCTTACAGAAAGCTAAGTGTAACAGGCCTGTCTGCAGGGAAAGCCCAACAACATGACGATTCACAGCAGATCCCAGAAATCATTCAGTTTAGAAAGAACAGTCAAGAGAAGGAGGCGACATTCTGTTTGTGGTGGTGTTTTAGTCAAATAAAGGAGCGGGAGGTGTCGTTGGAGCAAAGCATGTGCATATTCTGGGAGGAAGGTGAACAGAGGAGTTTATTTCCACTCTAGAAATACTGGGTGTGCACTAATACAGCAGCTGATCTGTTAACATATTTCCCTAGTTAGGAATGTCTTGATTTACTTAAAAACATCGTTCACTAACAATCCACATCTTCTAAACATAAACTAATCAATACAATGGTTGGTAAAAATGAATCCTgcaatgttatttgttttgtttttttaaaaaaaactgaaggtTGACATTCTATTCTAGTAAAGCAAGGCATTGAGTTTACAGAAATGCATCTTTACTAGAGCAGTTATTCTCACCTGCAGACGGTTAGGCTGTGTTCAGCCCACGTTATATGTGCAAAGAAATGCATCGCAAGGAAACATGCagagaaacaagaaacaaaaatgacacttGAGGAAACGATCAAAGCTACATAAAAgctttataaatacaataaaatcttAAACCCTTAATGGAGAATTGTAGCTGTTGTAGTAATATGTGATAGCTGGCACTCTAGGCtcaatgctttgttttttttcttcttcattttctcatCATGGAGCTGCACAGGTAATTCATGCCATCTTTGGTTGACTGCAGTACTGAAGAGAAAATTCTTATGATCTCAAAATAAACTTTCAACCAAAAGGGttgttagaaaataaaaacagcatcaaCTCTCAGCAGACAGCTGCGCCTCAATGTCCACTCTGCAGATGGGGCACTTCTTATTGGTGAGGAGCCACTGATCCACACACAGCTGATGGAAGAGGTGCATACATGGTAGACGTctgcagagaacacacacacacacacacatgcgcgcgtGTTTTATAGACTGTGTGTAACAGTTAACAGCTCatcagaataacacatttattattattattatcattattatagtTACTTATTATAACTTCCCACACTTTGATGGCGGTTGATGACATTTGCTGAGGATGTAGTTTACTGACCATGGAGGAGATGATAAGATGCTGCTAATGTTAATGTTGATTCTTCAATAACAAGATATAACTTAACCTTGTGAGAGACGGGATTCTAATCTCATTGTTGACCACATGATTctactgtgtgactgtgtgttgctttaatgTCATAAAGATAaacactaaaaactaaaaatgctCTAAATACTCACGACTTAAACTTCTTGATAAACCATTTAAgaccaaagaaacaaacagaaccaTTTCATACATTTCTACACCTTCACTTATGAAAATAAGTCTCGACTGTGAACAATTCAGTGAAATCCTCAAATGTGACACTAATCATCTCATGTGCTGCCAACAGGGGGCAGAGCGTCCTCCTAAAAAACCTGAGTCTGTGCCAAAATTCAATTCCTTGAGGACGTTCATTTTACGGCACTCTGGGGTTTTTTCTGCTAAATTAATTTACCCACgggttaaagaaaaaataaagatatctCCAGGGAGAGACGGAAGAGAAGAACTGCAGCTGCCACCTGACCCTGAAAACTGTGAGCACCAACTCCCAGGAGGGGAACCATTTACCTGACATCCTCGCCCTCTTCTAGtatggacagacagatggtgCATTTCTCTTCCGTGTCTTCGTCGGCTCCCTCGTCTTCCTCTTGTTTATCATGCAGCTTTCTCTGTCGGTGAGAAACGTTTGGACTCGTGACTTCGGGAACACGACGTCAGTCAGTCAAGCAATCTCTAAAAACTCTGCGTAAACAACTGCTGAACTAACACTGTGTCACTATTAGATTTAGATTAAACGTGTAAAAACTATTGTGTAGCTTATGAAGAGAAAATTACACTGAGTACAAACATTACATACTTCCTTAGGGGACAGAGAGAATGGTCATTTtgtcctgaaaacaaaaaaaccttcaatCTTCTCTAAATCTAAACTACTGCTGCTAAACTACTACTTTAAATCATTAGCCGAATTCCCTGGCCCCCAAAGACTAACACTAACATCTACTGTACATGTGAGCAGAGACATGTTTCCAAATTGATTTGTTCATTATTTCTCACCGATTCTGGGGTTGCGTGCATATTTTTCCCAATAGACGCCCAAGCTTCAGGGGTTAACTGTTGGTCAATGTCTCTCTCCAACACCTTCTGTATTGGGTGGCAGGGTGTTAGATTGCTTGTTTAGATACATTTGGAAACCTCTAAGGAAAACTTTTCCCCAACAAGGTCTTCACAGCTGCAATCTCCAGTAACAGACACTATAGTTTAAAATGAGCACAAAAGACCAATGCACACTCTGTCCCAGAATAAACTGCAACAGTCATGCACAGTCAACCCTACAACAGTGCAAACAGTAGCAACACACGCGCTCACAGGTGCTCACCTTCTTGTACTTGTGTGGGTAAGTGCACCTCTCTATGGTTCCCTGAGAGGCTCCTCGGTTCACAGTCCCCAGTCTTTCCTCTAAATGCAGCAGGTCCTGGTGGAAGAGGTTTAAAAACAACGCTGTGACACCGACATCAGGGCTTTCCATCTGTGCACgtacatttgtcttcatgtacaACGAGTGCCAACTGGATCGTTTAAATGTGATCATAATCAAGATGTAGTTTACATGTAATTCTTACTGCTTTACTTTACTGATAATCCCAGTCTGTAATAGGTATTACTCTTTTGAGGCACATGGAGAAAAAGGTGAATGGAGCTATAATTGTAGTTGAGAatcacatgtgttttaaaagtccagttttagtcggactagCACAATAACCTCAGACGTCATGTTAACGCGCTGAGAGAAGtttaaaacaatcagaaacaaAACGTAGTCCTCACCTCATAGGTTCTTCCAAAGCCAGTCATTCTAGATGAGATGTACCGAATGTGCGGGTAGGTCATATCAGATATGCCAGTGTGctgcgaacaagaagaagaagaagaagaagaaagcaacACATTCAATCATgagaaaatgcatttattacataaatatacagCACGACAACACGTCTGAGAGGCCTGGTTTCATTTAAGGGGCTCTAACCTTCTGTCAGTGCTCAGAGTAATGTTGTCGATTAGTATTTGTgtacttatatataatatacgtacatacatagagttgtgtttttaagtaCAGTCTGTGCGGGAAACAATAAAGATTCTGTTCAAGATGAGAAAATGTTGCACTGACTTATTTTCACTGACAAACGTTGGCAAAAAACAAATCCGAAAGAATGACTTCAACAGTCAAGTGAGGTTTTTTAAACCACTTGCTCtgccgcaccaaagtccatagagaaaatcagtgattttagctcgcggcgacacaggagctgctgatctgctgaactgctgcctcgtgtgctCACTTTGAgccactgaggtaaatctggacaaagaatttcaaacaccgaagtcactaaatgacacatttgaacttaagtgatcaaaaactcctgtgtgctgtggtgttaaaatcactggttttcgctatggggtttggtgtgggagagtgagtggtttaagtTTCCTGTTAGTCTGTGAAATGAACGTGTGAACATATAGCTTAAAGGAGGCATCTGTTTGAGGATTGAAAATATTTAgtatttacgtgtgtgtgtgtgtgtgtgtgtatatcagaTTAATCTCAAATCTGAATTAggtgaaataaaagtgtcacTATTGTAACAtcataaattaaatcaaatgcaTATGAGGAGCTGTAaaggctaaaatgtgtttttaaagtaaattttttCTAAATCAAATTTTTGTTGACGAAAACGACTCGTTAATAGTAtgatttagtgttttttgttcataaCGGTAAAATGACGCGAGGCTCACAATTATACAAAAGACAAtacaatagaaaataaaaacttaaaaaatacataaataagtcCAAATTCCTTCATCTTGGATATAATGGCATAAATATTTATGATACATTCTAAACTTAAGTTTaattcaaaataacaaaacttcCCACATCAAatgaaacagtttgttttttttagaagatGCTGCTGCACCATATGTCCACACGGTGGCAGTGTTGACTAAAGCATGACTGAATCAGGCGTTAAAAGCACCCTCAGTCAGAGGTACAGCACTGTCCGTGAACACACCACAGG contains:
- the LOC122760918 gene encoding E3 ubiquitin-protein ligase Arkadia-like isoform X2, whose amino-acid sequence is MTYPHIRYISSRMTGFGRTYEDLLHLEERLGTVNRGASQGTIERCTYPHKYKKRKLHDKQEEDEGADEDTEEKCTICLSILEEGEDVRRLPCMHLFHQLCVDQWLLTNKKCPICRVDIEAQLSAES
- the LOC122760918 gene encoding E3 ubiquitin-protein ligase Arkadia-like isoform X1, producing the protein MTYPHIRYISSRMTGFGRTYEDLLHLEERLGTVNRGASQGTIERCTYPHKYKKKVLERDIDQQLTPEAWASIGKNMHATPESRKLHDKQEEDEGADEDTEEKCTICLSILEEGEDVRRLPCMHLFHQLCVDQWLLTNKKCPICRVDIEAQLSAES